CCGCCAGCGCAAGAGCGAGCCCGATCTTTTTCATGGGGGAGTCTCCTTTCCCTCGTGATAAAAAAAATCCCCCCGGCGGTTCGCCCGACCGGGGGGATTCCATGTGTCTGGCGGGGTGGACGGGACTTGAACCCGCGGCCTCCGGCGTGACAGGCCGGCGTTATAACCAGCTTAACTACCACCCCAATGGGCAAAAGTTACTTATACACGACCCTCCCGCGCGTGTCAATCGGGGCGGACCGCCCTGCGCGCCTCCTTGGCCCGCCCCAGCCTGCGCTTCTCCTCGAGGCGCCGCTCCACCGCCGCGCCGGAGGGACGGGTCTTTTTCCGCGGGCGGACGGGCTCGGAGGCCTTCTCCACCAGGCGCGCCAGCCGCTCCCTCGCGTCCCGGCGGTTGCGCTCCTGCGTCCGGTACCGCCCGGCCTCGATCACCAGGACGCCGGCGGCAGTCATCCGCTTTCCCGCCATCCGGATCAGCCGCTCGCGGACCTCTTCGGGCAGCGACCGGGAGCCGCGCACGTCGAACCGCAGCCGGACCGCCGTGGCGACCTTGTTGACGTTCTGGCCGCCGGGGCCCGATGCGCGGACGAACCGCTCCTCGATCTCGTCATCGGGAACGATGAACTTCATGCGGCCGATCCCCCCCCCGGCGGGCGGGCGCCCCCCCGGAGGCCGAAGAGCAGGCGAAGGATCTTCCGCATGCGGTCGCCGAACAGCTTCGGCGCGAAGTGCGAACCGGCCGCCTTCTTCGAGATCTCGGCCAGCGTCGGGTAAGCGTGCACCGCGCCCGCAAGCGCGGACAGCTTCGCTCCGCCGGCCACAGCGGCCACCCACTCGTGGATCAGCTCCCCCGCGTGGTGCCCCGCGATCTGGCAGCCCAGCAGCCGCCCCTTGGGGGTGATCAGCACCTTGATCATCCCCTCCGCCTCTCCCTCCGCGAGAGCGCGGTCGTTCTCGCGGAACCTTCCCGTCAGCACCCGGTAATCCACCCCTCCGGCCGCGGCCCGCTTCTCGTTGTATCCGATGCTGGCGATCTCCGGGTCCGTGTAGGTGCACCAGGGAACCTTCGAGTAGTCCGCCTTCCTGGGCAGGTTGAGCACGGCGTTGGAGAGGGCGATCCCGGCCTCGTACGCCGCCACGTGAGTGAAGGGGAACACGCCGTTGACGTCCCCGCAGGCGTAGATGTGCCGCGCCCAGGTCCGCATGCGCGGGTCCGTCGGGATCCCGCGGGGAAAGAACGGGACGCCCGCCGCCTGCAGATTCAGTCCTTCGGTATTGGGGACCCGCCCCGCGGCCACCAGCAGCGCGTCCCCCTCGATCGTCCGCGGCTCTCCCTCCCCTTCGGCCGGAGCAACCCGCAGGCGGACCGTCGAACCGGCGGACTCCGCCTTGAGCGCCCTGGTGCCCGAGAGGACTTCCACTCCTTCCGCTTCGATGCGAACGCGCAGGATCTCCGACATGTCCGCGTCCTCGGCCGTCAGAAGCTGCTCCCTGGGCTCGACGAGGACGACTTTCGATCCGAGCCGCGCGAACGCCTGCGCCATCTCGACGCCGACCGGCCCGCCGCCCAGCACCAGCAGCCGCCCCGGCAGCTCCGTCCGGGAGAAGACCGTCTCGTTCGTCCAGTACGGGACCTCCGCCAGCCCGTCCACGGGAGGCACGGCGGGACGCGAGCCGGTGGCGACGATCCAGCTCTTCGCCGTCACGCGCTCCCCGTCGACGGACACGGCGTGCCCGTCCTCGAACCGCGGCTCCCCGAAGCGGACCGTCGCGCCGAGCCCGCGGAATCGCTCCGGCGAGTCGTGCTCCTGGATCGTTTCGATCACCGAGCGGACGCGCGCCATGACCGCCGCGAGGTCCACCGGCGGAAGGGCAAGCGCCGGCAGTCCGAACTCCTCCGCCCTTCGGGCGAGCGACCAGACCTCCGCCGACCGGATCAGCGTCTTCGAGGGGACGCAGCCGAAGTGGAGACAGTCGCCTCCCAGCCTCGGCGCCTTCTCGATCAGGATCGTCTTCGCGCCGAACTGCGCCGCGCCCGCGGCCGCCGTCAGCCCCGCCGCGCCGCCGCCGAGGATCCCGATGTCGTAATCGTAAACCGGCAACCTCCACCCCCGTACGATAGGATACATTAAAGGGAATCCCGGACGGACAAGGAGAGGACGATGATCCTGGCAGGAGACGTCGGGGGCACCAAGACCAACCTCGCCCTGTATTCCGCCGTCCGGGGGGGCTTGCGACGCGGCGCCGCGCGATCGTTCCGGAGCTACGATTACCCGTCGCTCGAAGCGATCCTGGAGGTCTTCCTCGCGGGGCGAAGGAAGGTCGACGTTGCCTGCGTCGGCGTCGCAGGGCCGGTGCGGCAGGGAAAGAGCCGTCTCACGAACCTCTCCTGGAGCGTGGACCGGGAAGCGGTCCGCCGCGCCTGCGGAGCCCGCGCGGCGTTCCTCCTCAACGATCTGCAGGCGCTGGCCTTCGCGGTCCCATTCCTGTCCCGGGGAAAGACCGCAACGCTGCAGAAGGGGGAAGCGGACCCCGAAGGGCCCATCGCGGTCGGGGCCGCGGGAACGGGATTCGGGCAGGCCGCCCTTCTGCCGTCCGGCGCCGGCTTCCTCCCGATGGCGTCGGAAGGCGGGCACGTCGAGTTCGCCCCGCGGGACGCCCGCGAGCAGGCGCTGCTGGAGCATCTCCGGAAGGAGCACGGGCGGGTGAGCGTGGAGCGGGTGGTCTCCGGCCCCGGGCTGTACTCCGTCTACCGGTTCCTCCGCGAGGCGGAAGGGGCGCCCGAAACGCCCGAGACTGCCTCCCGCATGGCATCGGAGGACCCCCCGCGCGTGATCGTCTCCGAAGGGCTTGCCGGCCGCTCCGCCGCCTGCAGGGAAGCGGTACGATTCTTCTGCGGCATGTACGGCGCGGCGGCGGGGAATCTTGCGCTGCAATATGCCGCCACCGGCGGTGTTTACCTCGGCGGAGGGCTTGCGCCCGCGCTCCTGTCCGTCCTTTCGAATGGCGGATTTCTCGACGCGTTCCTCGACAAGGGGCGGTTCCGCGGCTTTCTCGAAAGAGTGCCGGTGAAAGTCATCCTGGACGAGACGGCCGCGCTGGAGGGCGCCGCCCGGTTCGCATGGGGTCAGAAGTACGGGTCGTCCCCGCCCTCCGACAGGGAATAGACGAGGACCGCCAGGTCGTAGAGGCGGCCTTTCCGGTCGTTGACGAATTTCGCGTGGACCACCTTCTTCTCGAACCCCATCCGCTCGAGCGCCCGGACGGCGGACTGCTGCTTCCCGATGACCTCCACGACGAGGTGTCTCAGGGCGGCCTGCTCCGCGAGGTGGCGCATCTCGCGGATCATCGCGGTGCCGAGCCCGAGCCGGCGGAAATCGGGCGCGATCAGGATCCGGACGATCCCGACCCGCTGCTTCCATCCCGTGCGGCTCCGGTAAAGCGTCACGGCGCCCACCACGCGGACCCCCTGCCAGGCAAGGATCGGGAGCGATGTCTCGTAGTCGATCGCGTTCTCCCACCGCCGCACGACCTCGAGGTCGTCCACGTCCTCGTGGAAATGGGCCTTGTCGATCTCCGGCAGGCGCCGAAGGAACTCCCACAGCCCCTCGGCGTCTCCGGGAGCCAGGGGACGGAGCAGCAGCTTCGCGTCGTTGCGCAGCGCGATCTCCTTGGGGTACCTGTCGAGCGAAATCAACTGTCTCCTCCTTCCGCGTCCGGAACGCTCACCAGTCCTCCCGGAACGGGATCTCCGCGGCTTCGTACCACGCGGCGAAATCGCCCGGGGAATGAGGAGCGGCGCCTTTCTCGTGCAGCAGGTCCCCGATCGCCCGGTGGGCATAGGAAAGGGCGTGGTCCATGTGCAGGAAGGCCTCCTGCCCGTCACCTTGAGCCTCGGCCGCCTGCAGCGATTCGCATGCCCTGGCGAGGTCCTTCCGGGTCGCCGGGAGCCCTTCCGCCCCGACGGCGTCCCCGATCCAGCCCAAAAGCGTCCGCAGCCGGTTGCGGGCCCTGCGCAGGTCGAGCGGGCTTGCGTCCGCCTGCCTCCAGCGCCCGAAATACAGCTCGTCGTGCCCCGCGCGCAGCTTCGGGAAGGGCGCTCCCAAGTACGGGCACCCCTCTCCCGCGCCGCCGGCTTTCGTTCCGCCCGCGGGCTCGGGGAAATGTTCCGCTCCGCAGTGCGGGCAGCTCATGCCGCCCCTCCGTTCCCTGTTCCTGATATTAACAACTATACCGAAGGACGGATCGGCATGGAGAGGTCCCACATCTTATTTTCAAATCGGAGCGAGGGTCCCGCGGAGCGATGAAAGGGAGGAAGATTCGATGAAGACCAGGAAGCAAGACACCTCGCCGGACGCGGTGCGGCAACCGGCGGGGGAGAAAACGAGGAACTGGTACCGCGATATTCCCGTGAAGGACGCGTGCGAGAAATGCGGCGAGGTGGATCCATGCAGGATCTGCGAGGGAGAGAACGCACGGTCGGAGCGTCGGCGCTGAACGGGAAGCAGCGCCCTTGACGCCCACCCCCGGG
This portion of the Thermodesulfobacteriota bacterium genome encodes:
- the arfB gene encoding alternative ribosome rescue aminoacyl-tRNA hydrolase ArfB codes for the protein MKFIVPDDEIEERFVRASGPGGQNVNKVATAVRLRFDVRGSRSLPEEVRERLIRMAGKRMTAAGVLVIEAGRYRTQERNRRDARERLARLVEKASEPVRPRKKTRPSGAAVERRLEEKRRLGRAKEARRAVRPD
- a CDS encoding FAD-dependent oxidoreductase; its protein translation is MPVYDYDIGILGGGAAGLTAAAGAAQFGAKTILIEKAPRLGGDCLHFGCVPSKTLIRSAEVWSLARRAEEFGLPALALPPVDLAAVMARVRSVIETIQEHDSPERFRGLGATVRFGEPRFEDGHAVSVDGERVTAKSWIVATGSRPAVPPVDGLAEVPYWTNETVFSRTELPGRLLVLGGGPVGVEMAQAFARLGSKVVLVEPREQLLTAEDADMSEILRVRIEAEGVEVLSGTRALKAESAGSTVRLRVAPAEGEGEPRTIEGDALLVAAGRVPNTEGLNLQAAGVPFFPRGIPTDPRMRTWARHIYACGDVNGVFPFTHVAAYEAGIALSNAVLNLPRKADYSKVPWCTYTDPEIASIGYNEKRAAAGGVDYRVLTGRFRENDRALAEGEAEGMIKVLITPKGRLLGCQIAGHHAGELIHEWVAAVAGGAKLSALAGAVHAYPTLAEISKKAAGSHFAPKLFGDRMRKILRLLFGLRGGARPPGGGSAA
- the glk gene encoding glucokinase, which gives rise to MILAGDVGGTKTNLALYSAVRGGLRRGAARSFRSYDYPSLEAILEVFLAGRRKVDVACVGVAGPVRQGKSRLTNLSWSVDREAVRRACGARAAFLLNDLQALAFAVPFLSRGKTATLQKGEADPEGPIAVGAAGTGFGQAALLPSGAGFLPMASEGGHVEFAPRDAREQALLEHLRKEHGRVSVERVVSGPGLYSVYRFLREAEGAPETPETASRMASEDPPRVIVSEGLAGRSAACREAVRFFCGMYGAAAGNLALQYAATGGVYLGGGLAPALLSVLSNGGFLDAFLDKGRFRGFLERVPVKVILDETAALEGAARFAWGQKYGSSPPSDRE
- a CDS encoding GNAT family N-acetyltransferase; translation: MISLDRYPKEIALRNDAKLLLRPLAPGDAEGLWEFLRRLPEIDKAHFHEDVDDLEVVRRWENAIDYETSLPILAWQGVRVVGAVTLYRSRTGWKQRVGIVRILIAPDFRRLGLGTAMIREMRHLAEQAALRHLVVEVIGKQQSAVRALERMGFEKKVVHAKFVNDRKGRLYDLAVLVYSLSEGGDDPYF